The Desulforegula conservatrix Mb1Pa genome includes a window with the following:
- a CDS encoding acyl-CoA dehydratase activase, producing the protein MIYNIGVDIGSQNIYSVILRNGKFSGYFSMQHQGNIPETVKQLIHHISGKIPNPEFVKTGITGSIGRDDIPLIDSVLANIEAARITGNIHRHILSVGCERSFLINMDEKGNYTGHSAQSDCAAGTGGFIDQQAYRLGVDPEGLAEMAEKYDGPVPTIATRCAVFAKSDIIHAQAAGYSPSGIAAGLCKGMARSIVASTTQGRELDGSLVFVGGVAKNRAIVQALSDLFEQEIDVPENGVFWNAMGAAIMADRPFSDLSSLTDNSATKRNTRAPLSAADIDYPDFSADRTEIINDVEVTTYAPSESFNGEDIYLGIDVGSTSTKAVVTDKTGMVLLGVYTRTRGNPVKAVSEILARIHAIFSKTGSAIAGVATTGSGRELIKSVFGADMAINEITAHAKGATFIDSDVDTIIEIGGQDSKFTRLKNGAVTLATMNYVCAAGTGSFIEEQAMRLDITLDEIPALTLGKTAPFTSDRCTVYMERDLNTLLSEGWDKAGTMAAVLFSVRDNYLSKVVGKTPFGKCIYFQGATARNKALVAAFAAELGTNVKVSRFCHLTGALGCAVALREAGLSASDFAGTDITYTVNMEVCELCANKCDLSVYDINGRKTAWGMKCGRDFSDTGRGKQKTFSDLEAAFRQIMRPDAEKEAGGPAVALPQVVYMSEYGPLFESFLMNIGFRVKMISGSDKALKDGSRRIQADFCAPMAMVHGVILNALQSDCEYVFFPTVINAPHESENLIHPKPLSEKTEDRYFCYYSAYAPTILASAAPSEQRDRLISPKISFFRMSINEVAERLAKDLRDSMKLDPDHVKEAFVDAWKGFETRKHIWQHLGKEKLNASPDKISIMLMARPYVLFDRRLNQGIPAKLESMGFDLMIQSMTHAPEDQDNLMHWHYGQQMMSALEAVRTNPHIYPVFISCFRCSPDAYLMTEFKAQMDKMGKPYLILQLDEHGSDVGYQTRIEAAIETFATHFGTGGKIVSEKSLPRSVKGELKEGDTLLIPYTDGRINRLQQAIFRNAGYDARVMPLTSDQIHLGYRYASGGECLPNVAILGSMIDFIKKENLDPSKTMLYLPSICFACNFPQYGAMIMNGLEHAGLGGAGIISPSGLESVPGLSMRANANLLAATNIGSILHKLTFRYRPYETEPGATDKALAEAEEAVIDHIMNGKSMLNAAKAVREIVEKLPLPTERKPRIAVLGDLYAKYNDVLNERVWDLAESLGGEIFVPSYNEMLIHGIYADALEKGADTKSVSTMVKFEQRFEAVFKGLLDDQFEPTPEECHELLQKYGMDQPIPGETAISVGRTLYYAEKGLVSAIIHVNPVFCCPGVVSSAIFKRLQEETRIPVIDLFYDGTNKPNTRIIPHLYYLTKQARGI; encoded by the coding sequence ATGATTTACAATATCGGCGTGGACATAGGCTCCCAGAACATTTATTCCGTAATTCTCAGAAACGGAAAATTTTCAGGTTATTTTTCAATGCAGCATCAGGGGAATATTCCCGAAACTGTAAAACAGCTCATCCATCATATTTCCGGAAAAATTCCAAACCCAGAGTTTGTCAAAACCGGCATCACAGGCAGCATTGGGCGGGATGACATTCCCCTTATCGACTCCGTGCTCGCAAATATAGAAGCTGCAAGAATCACAGGAAACATCCACAGACACATTCTCTCTGTGGGCTGCGAACGAAGCTTTCTTATAAATATGGATGAAAAAGGCAATTATACCGGACATTCTGCCCAGAGCGACTGCGCCGCCGGAACCGGAGGTTTCATTGACCAGCAGGCTTACAGACTCGGAGTCGATCCGGAAGGCTTGGCTGAAATGGCTGAAAAATATGACGGCCCTGTTCCGACCATTGCCACAAGATGCGCGGTATTTGCAAAATCAGACATTATTCATGCCCAGGCAGCAGGATATTCTCCTTCAGGAATCGCTGCCGGGCTCTGCAAAGGCATGGCCAGAAGCATTGTAGCAAGCACAACCCAGGGCAGAGAGCTGGACGGAAGCCTTGTCTTTGTCGGAGGAGTCGCTAAAAACAGGGCGATTGTTCAGGCTTTGTCAGATCTTTTTGAACAGGAAATAGATGTTCCTGAAAACGGTGTGTTCTGGAATGCCATGGGTGCTGCGATCATGGCGGATCGGCCTTTCAGCGATCTTTCGTCCCTTACTGATAATTCAGCCACAAAAAGAAATACGCGCGCGCCGCTTTCCGCCGCAGACATTGACTATCCTGATTTTTCCGCAGACAGGACTGAAATAATTAATGATGTTGAAGTTACAACATACGCTCCATCTGAATCATTCAACGGAGAAGATATCTATCTTGGCATAGATGTTGGCTCCACAAGCACAAAGGCCGTCGTGACAGATAAAACCGGCATGGTCTTGCTCGGGGTTTATACCAGAACTCGTGGAAATCCTGTAAAAGCCGTGTCAGAAATCCTTGCAAGAATTCACGCCATATTTTCGAAAACCGGCTCCGCCATAGCAGGGGTTGCGACAACTGGCTCGGGCAGAGAACTCATAAAATCAGTTTTTGGCGCAGACATGGCCATAAACGAGATAACGGCCCACGCAAAAGGCGCCACATTCATAGATTCAGACGTTGACACCATTATTGAAATAGGCGGCCAGGATTCCAAATTTACAAGACTCAAGAACGGAGCCGTAACCCTTGCCACCATGAATTATGTATGTGCTGCCGGAACAGGTTCCTTCATAGAAGAACAGGCCATGCGCCTTGACATCACACTTGATGAGATTCCGGCTTTGACTCTTGGGAAAACCGCGCCATTCACGTCTGACAGATGCACAGTCTACATGGAAAGAGACCTGAATACCCTTCTATCGGAGGGCTGGGACAAGGCAGGAACAATGGCAGCAGTTCTTTTCAGCGTGAGAGACAATTATCTCTCCAAGGTTGTGGGAAAGACTCCTTTTGGCAAATGCATTTATTTTCAGGGCGCCACAGCCAGAAACAAGGCTCTTGTGGCGGCATTCGCTGCGGAACTCGGCACAAACGTGAAGGTCTCCAGATTCTGCCATTTAACTGGAGCGCTTGGTTGTGCTGTTGCTCTGCGGGAGGCAGGCCTGAGCGCTTCCGATTTTGCCGGAACAGACATTACATACACCGTAAATATGGAGGTCTGCGAGCTATGTGCCAATAAATGCGATCTTTCGGTTTACGATATAAACGGAAGAAAGACAGCATGGGGAATGAAATGCGGAAGAGATTTTAGCGATACCGGAAGAGGCAAGCAAAAGACATTCTCTGATCTTGAAGCCGCTTTCAGACAAATCATGAGGCCTGATGCTGAAAAAGAAGCGGGAGGCCCTGCTGTCGCCCTTCCTCAAGTGGTTTACATGTCCGAGTACGGCCCATTGTTTGAGTCTTTTCTGATGAATATTGGATTCAGGGTCAAAATGATTTCAGGATCAGACAAGGCTCTTAAAGATGGAAGCAGACGCATCCAGGCCGATTTCTGCGCGCCCATGGCAATGGTTCATGGTGTGATTCTGAATGCTCTCCAGAGTGATTGTGAATACGTTTTCTTCCCGACAGTCATAAACGCACCGCACGAGTCTGAAAATCTGATTCATCCTAAACCCTTGTCTGAAAAAACCGAAGACCGCTATTTCTGCTATTATTCTGCTTATGCTCCGACAATTCTTGCATCAGCTGCTCCTTCGGAACAAAGAGACAGGCTGATATCTCCGAAGATCAGTTTTTTCAGAATGTCCATAAATGAAGTGGCGGAACGTCTTGCTAAAGATCTGAGAGACTCCATGAAACTTGATCCTGATCATGTGAAAGAAGCTTTCGTGGATGCATGGAAGGGTTTTGAGACAAGAAAACATATCTGGCAGCATCTTGGAAAAGAAAAGCTTAATGCTTCTCCTGATAAAATTTCCATAATGTTAATGGCAAGACCTTATGTTCTTTTCGACCGCAGGCTTAATCAGGGAATTCCTGCAAAGCTCGAATCCATGGGTTTTGATCTCATGATTCAAAGCATGACCCATGCGCCGGAAGACCAGGATAATCTTATGCACTGGCATTACGGCCAGCAGATGATGTCGGCTCTTGAGGCAGTTCGGACAAATCCGCATATTTATCCTGTTTTTATTTCATGTTTCAGATGCAGCCCTGACGCCTATCTTATGACAGAATTCAAGGCTCAGATGGATAAAATGGGCAAGCCCTATCTCATACTCCAGCTCGACGAGCATGGAAGCGATGTCGGCTACCAGACAAGAATTGAAGCTGCGATCGAAACCTTTGCCACCCATTTTGGAACAGGCGGAAAAATAGTTTCAGAAAAATCTCTTCCAAGATCCGTGAAAGGCGAATTGAAAGAAGGAGACACCCTTCTCATTCCATATACAGATGGCAGAATAAACAGGCTGCAACAGGCGATTTTCAGAAATGCAGGATATGACGCGAGGGTTATGCCCCTTACCTCTGACCAGATTCATCTTGGTTACAGATATGCGTCCGGAGGCGAATGCCTGCCCAATGTGGCTATTCTCGGTTCAATGATAGACTTCATAAAAAAGGAAAATCTTGATCCTTCAAAAACCATGCTTTATCTGCCGTCAATCTGCTTTGCCTGCAATTTTCCCCAGTATGGAGCAATGATCATGAACGGACTGGAGCATGCGGGTCTTGGCGGAGCAGGAATTATTTCTCCAAGCGGACTCGAATCAGTCCCTGGGCTTTCCATGAGGGCAAACGCCAATCTTCTGGCTGCTACAAATATCGGCTCAATTCTCCATAAGCTGACATTCAGATACAGGCCTTACGAAACAGAGCCTGGAGCCACAGATAAGGCCCTTGCCGAAGCTGAAGAAGCTGTCATAGATCACATCATGAATGGCAAATCCATGCTGAACGCGGCAAAAGCGGTTCGTGAAATTGTGGAAAAACTTCCGCTTCCAACCGAACGAAAACCCCGCATTGCTGTTCTTGGGGATCTTTATGCCAAATATAATGATGTGCTCAACGAAAGAGTATGGGATCTTGCTGAAAGTCTGGGAGGTGAAATTTTTGTGCCTTCCTACAATGAAATGCTGATCCACGGAATTTATGCAGACGCCCTTGAAAAAGGAGCAGACACAAAATCCGTGTCCACAATGGTAAAATTCGAGCAAAGATTCGAGGCTGTTTTCAAAGGCCTGCTCGATGACCAGTTCGAACCCACACCTGAAGAATGCCACGAACTGTTACAAAAATATGGAATGGATCAGCCCATACCAGGCGAGACAGCCATAAGCGTCGGCAGAACCCTGTATTATGCTGAAAAAGGCCTGGTCAGCGCAATCATCCATGTCAATCCTGTTTTCTGCTGCCCAGGAGTCGTATCTTCCGCGATATTCAAGCGCCTTCAGGAGGAGACAAGAATTCCTGTCATAGATCTGTTTTATGACGGAACAAACAAACCGAATACGAGAATCATTCCCCATCTTTATTATCTGACGAAACAGGCCAGGGGCATCTAA
- a CDS encoding ferredoxin-thioredoxin reductase catalytic domain-containing protein: protein MDINQLYENLKKIQEPKGYFFNSDREKVNDLLESLLLNKERYGYMACPCRLASGDREHDKDIFCPCVYREPDVAEFGSCYCALYVSEDWNTGKVENAYVPERRPPEKLFF, encoded by the coding sequence ATGGACATAAATCAGCTTTATGAAAACCTGAAAAAAATTCAGGAACCCAAAGGTTATTTTTTTAACTCTGACAGGGAAAAGGTCAATGATCTTCTTGAGTCCCTTCTTCTGAACAAGGAAAGATACGGTTACATGGCCTGTCCTTGTCGGCTGGCATCAGGAGACCGGGAACACGACAAAGACATTTTCTGTCCGTGTGTATACCGCGAACCTGATGTCGCAGAATTTGGAAGCTGCTATTGCGCCCTTTATGTTTCTGAAGACTGGAACACCGGAAAAGTTGAAAACGCTTATGTCCCGGAGAGAAGACCACCTGAAAAATTATTCTTTTAG
- a CDS encoding glutaredoxin family protein: MRISNIKNMIHGFFSSKTGGGKPDPKNHGIAASPLKKEENIMGEENKNSDVTIYSLSTCSHCKAAKKFIGDCAVKYEFIDVDMLDREERMAILEDVRKVNPRCSFPTIVIGDKVVVGFREDQIKEALGL; encoded by the coding sequence ATGAGAATATCAAATATTAAAAATATGATTCACGGCTTCTTTTCCAGCAAAACAGGCGGGGGAAAACCAGATCCTAAAAATCATGGAATCGCGGCCAGCCCCTTGAAAAAGGAAGAAAATATTATGGGCGAAGAAAACAAAAATTCAGATGTAACCATATACTCCCTCAGCACTTGCAGCCATTGCAAGGCAGCCAAAAAATTCATCGGAGATTGTGCCGTAAAATATGAATTCATAGATGTTGACATGCTTGACCGTGAAGAGCGCATGGCAATTCTTGAGGACGTAAGAAAAGTCAATCCTCGCTGCTCCTTCCCCACCATTGTAATTGGCGACAAGGTGGTGGTTGGTTTCAGGGAAGATCAGATAAAGGAGGCACTGGGACTCTGA
- a CDS encoding nitroreductase family protein → MEFSELVKQRRSVNFFDPDKDVSPELLKQAVELAANSPSSFNLQPWSIIEIRDASKKEKLRKLAWDQPKITDAPVVLIFLADMEGWNASSHVFEKNFEEFKKAGIMKEEQREWLAGSCRNLYGISDARSLAFACKNTGFFTGIFMLAAKSLGLDTHPMDGFDLDGVIKEFKIPENYWVPLIMSVGYFKEGSPMPPYKWRKKYEDIMVRF, encoded by the coding sequence ATGGAATTCAGTGAATTAGTCAAACAAAGAAGATCAGTCAATTTTTTTGACCCTGACAAGGATGTTTCTCCCGAACTTCTCAAGCAGGCAGTCGAGCTTGCTGCGAATTCTCCTTCAAGTTTCAATCTCCAGCCCTGGAGTATTATTGAAATCAGGGATGCTTCTAAAAAGGAAAAGCTCAGAAAACTCGCCTGGGATCAGCCCAAAATTACAGACGCTCCTGTTGTTCTTATTTTTCTTGCTGACATGGAAGGATGGAATGCAAGCAGCCATGTCTTTGAAAAGAATTTCGAGGAATTCAAAAAAGCAGGGATAATGAAGGAAGAGCAGAGGGAATGGCTGGCTGGTTCATGCAGAAATCTGTATGGAATTTCTGATGCGAGATCTCTTGCGTTTGCCTGCAAAAACACAGGTTTTTTTACAGGAATATTCATGCTCGCGGCAAAAAGTCTCGGCCTTGATACACATCCAATGGACGGTTTTGATCTGGACGGAGTCATAAAGGAATTCAAAATACCTGAAAACTACTGGGTTCCCCTGATAATGTCTGTGGGATATTTCAAGGAAGGTTCACCAATGCCTCCTTACAAATGGAGAAAAAAGTACGAAGATATAATGGTTCGTTTCTGA
- a CDS encoding sigma-54 interaction domain-containing protein, translating into MEKLSLENLIAVKGNLERVLDNLSEGIMAHDLDRRIFAFNREAERITGFSRSEVIGKDCHEIMGGPFCGENCSFCNDRDAFGIFPKKYYVNLSARNGDVIRLEMTVTPMTNENGEVVGVLGSFRDITEILRLQIKVGELFSFSNIIGSDSRMLQVFQQIRDVAAFDYPVHVFGETGTGKELVAAAIHNESNRKPAPFVPINCGALPEGLIESELFGHVKGSFSGAIKDKKGRFELADGGTIFLDEVAELSKYMQVKLLRFLQESTFERVGGEKTLKVNVRIISATNKDLKQEVASGNFREDLYYRLNVVPVVLPPLRQRKTDIPLLVQHFLRQASERYGSPVKKISDQTISLMMDYAWPGNVRELQNAVQYSIVKCGGHIIRPEHLPMELKKDMDLRLSKSTQGLKLDLKLVKEALARSGGNKSKAAKAMGVGRATLYRFMESNPEVMDQENT; encoded by the coding sequence ATGGAAAAGCTGAGCCTCGAAAATCTGATAGCTGTTAAAGGTAATCTTGAAAGGGTTCTGGATAATCTTAGCGAAGGCATAATGGCGCATGATCTGGACAGAAGAATTTTCGCATTCAACCGTGAAGCAGAGAGAATCACAGGTTTTTCAAGATCAGAAGTGATCGGAAAAGACTGCCATGAGATAATGGGCGGACCATTCTGCGGGGAAAACTGTTCTTTCTGCAATGACAGGGACGCTTTTGGCATTTTCCCAAAAAAATACTATGTCAATCTATCTGCAAGAAACGGTGATGTGATACGCCTTGAAATGACGGTTACACCCATGACAAACGAAAACGGGGAGGTCGTGGGCGTTCTTGGGTCTTTCAGGGACATAACCGAAATACTCAGACTACAGATAAAGGTGGGCGAGCTTTTCAGCTTCAGCAACATAATCGGCTCAGATTCGAGGATGCTCCAGGTTTTTCAGCAGATAAGGGATGTCGCAGCATTTGATTACCCTGTTCATGTATTCGGAGAAACCGGGACAGGAAAAGAACTCGTTGCCGCAGCCATCCATAACGAAAGCAACAGAAAGCCGGCGCCTTTTGTTCCCATAAACTGCGGGGCTCTGCCAGAAGGTCTTATTGAAAGTGAGCTCTTCGGACATGTAAAGGGTTCTTTTTCAGGAGCCATAAAAGACAAAAAGGGAAGATTCGAACTTGCGGACGGAGGCACTATTTTTCTGGACGAGGTCGCTGAACTTTCAAAGTACATGCAGGTGAAACTTCTCCGTTTTCTTCAGGAAAGCACATTTGAAAGGGTTGGCGGAGAAAAAACCTTAAAAGTCAATGTAAGGATAATAAGCGCCACCAACAAAGACCTTAAGCAGGAGGTGGCCAGCGGAAATTTCAGGGAAGATCTTTACTACCGCCTTAATGTTGTACCGGTTGTACTTCCGCCTCTAAGACAGAGAAAAACAGATATCCCGCTTCTTGTTCAGCATTTTCTCAGACAGGCTTCCGAGAGATACGGATCGCCCGTCAAAAAAATTTCTGACCAGACAATATCCCTAATGATGGACTATGCCTGGCCCGGAAATGTAAGGGAACTCCAGAACGCTGTACAGTATTCCATAGTAAAATGCGGCGGACATATCATAAGGCCAGAGCACCTTCCAATGGAGCTGAAAAAGGACATGGATCTCAGGCTTTCAAAATCTACCCAGGGATTAAAGCTTGATCTTAAACTCGTAAAAGAAGCCCTTGCAAGAAGCGGAGGCAATAAGTCAAAGGCTGCAAAGGCCATGGGCGTTGGAAGGGCGACTCTTTACAGGTTCATGGAGTCAAATCCGGAGGTCATGGATCAGGAAAACACCTGA
- a CDS encoding SDR family NAD(P)-dependent oxidoreductase, producing the protein MNGMTQIAQPVLVTGANGFIGRRVVEKLINEGVKVRALVLQGEQIPSSWTDSVEVVCGNLSDTASVEKATEGAATIIHLAAVVSDWGDEKLFWEFTVEGSRRVFDQAVKTGARVVLVSSIVYYGDKIYSQSCPEETERGKSLGPYSRTKQAQEDLAWEYHRNQGMKLSVVRPANVFGPGSGPWLHDVVGVLQSGSPGLVSGGKMNAGLVYVDNVADIIILAASKDEALGRAFNACDGLSVTWKEYFSDIAFMIGAKNPGSVPRPLALGSAYVCEWIWKKLGIKKRPPATIEALNLVASENRIPNDRVKIELGYEPQISYSEGLKRTREYIENEFTGLKKKSDPFFNGKLAFITGGSSGIGLATAFRLASKGCGVVLFARGHEKLNRACHDIMVRTGASIPVHSISMDASDNDDVQKKIDLAVSQYGVPDFLINAAGIGCGDLFENISFEQFDRVMKTNVYGVRNTTSAILPYMKEKKGGHIVNLSSVAGLIGMYGYSIYSSSKYALIGMSEGLRSELKRFDIGVTLICPPEVNTPFLEEEAGSLPAESRMVKNLAGLLEPETVADAIVNGIKKKKFMVIPGIEANFLYFWHRISNGLLTRLPSDWIVSFAAWENGKTEEMEAKS; encoded by the coding sequence ATGAATGGAATGACACAAATCGCACAACCTGTTCTTGTCACAGGTGCCAATGGATTCATAGGAAGGCGCGTCGTGGAAAAGCTTATTAATGAAGGAGTAAAGGTTCGGGCGCTGGTGCTTCAGGGCGAGCAAATTCCTTCATCATGGACAGATTCCGTCGAAGTGGTTTGCGGCAATCTTTCTGATACCGCTTCTGTGGAAAAGGCTACTGAAGGCGCTGCCACAATTATTCATCTTGCAGCGGTTGTGTCTGACTGGGGCGATGAAAAGCTTTTCTGGGAATTCACTGTGGAAGGCAGCCGCAGGGTTTTTGATCAGGCCGTGAAAACAGGAGCGCGGGTAGTGCTGGTGTCGAGCATTGTTTATTACGGGGACAAAATTTACAGTCAGTCCTGCCCTGAAGAAACAGAACGAGGAAAAAGCCTCGGGCCATACAGCAGAACCAAACAGGCCCAGGAAGATCTGGCGTGGGAATATCACAGAAACCAAGGTATGAAGCTTAGCGTGGTGAGACCTGCCAATGTATTTGGGCCAGGATCAGGCCCCTGGCTTCATGATGTAGTTGGCGTACTTCAAAGCGGTTCGCCTGGTCTTGTATCAGGAGGCAAAATGAACGCGGGGCTCGTTTATGTGGATAATGTCGCTGATATCATAATTCTTGCGGCATCGAAAGACGAAGCCCTCGGACGGGCCTTTAACGCCTGCGACGGTCTTTCTGTCACATGGAAGGAATATTTTTCTGACATAGCATTTATGATAGGCGCAAAAAATCCGGGATCTGTTCCAAGACCTCTGGCCCTTGGAAGTGCTTATGTCTGCGAATGGATCTGGAAGAAACTAGGAATAAAGAAAAGACCTCCGGCAACGATAGAAGCGCTCAATCTTGTGGCGTCTGAAAACAGGATACCGAATGACAGGGTAAAAATCGAGCTTGGATATGAGCCTCAGATTTCATATTCAGAAGGCCTGAAACGGACGAGGGAATATATTGAAAACGAATTTACCGGTTTAAAGAAAAAATCAGATCCTTTTTTTAACGGAAAACTGGCCTTTATCACAGGAGGCTCCAGCGGAATAGGTCTTGCCACCGCTTTCCGTCTTGCTTCAAAAGGATGCGGAGTTGTTCTTTTTGCAAGGGGTCATGAAAAGCTTAATAGGGCCTGCCATGATATCATGGTTCGCACGGGAGCTTCGATTCCTGTTCATTCGATATCAATGGATGCCTCTGATAATGATGACGTGCAAAAGAAGATAGATTTGGCCGTAAGTCAGTACGGAGTGCCTGATTTCCTGATAAACGCCGCAGGAATAGGCTGCGGGGATCTTTTCGAGAACATTTCCTTTGAGCAGTTTGACCGTGTAATGAAAACCAATGTTTATGGAGTCAGGAACACCACAAGCGCAATCCTTCCGTATATGAAGGAAAAAAAGGGCGGACACATTGTAAATCTCTCGTCAGTGGCCGGACTGATCGGAATGTACGGTTACAGCATTTACAGCAGCTCGAAATATGCGCTGATTGGCATGAGCGAAGGCTTAAGAAGCGAACTGAAGCGCTTCGATATTGGCGTTACCCTTATCTGTCCGCCTGAGGTAAATACGCCTTTTCTCGAAGAGGAGGCCGGCTCTCTTCCGGCTGAAAGCCGCATGGTCAAGAATCTGGCCGGACTTCTTGAACCTGAGACAGTTGCAGATGCAATCGTCAATGGAATCAAAAAGAAGAAATTCATGGTCATTCCAGGCATTGAGGCAAATTTTCTGTATTTCTGGCACAGAATCAGCAACGGACTTCTCACGAGACTTCCTTCGGACTGGATCGTATCCTTTGCGGCCTGGGAAAATGGTAAAACTGAAGAAATGGAAGCAAAATCTTAA
- a CDS encoding glycyl-radical enzyme activating protein has protein sequence MSENNDKLPLILDIKANSLDDGPGIRSVVFFKGCPLSCVWCHNPESRKASPEIAFDTEKCIDCGSCRDLCTEKALSQKNAFYVDRKACKLCFKCADSCPSAALEMVGKPMNIDEILAKILPDKPFFDVSSGGVTLSGGEATLHMEFLSELLKSLKKNGIHSLLETCGFFDHERFMELVYPYTDSIFFDVKIMDSMDHKKFCGLPNERILDNFRQIARTARLDGKAFLPRTPLVPDITDTEANIKAVAAFYNETGITEAALLSYNPLWHDKSRKMGAENPYVNNTAMTSFSDKTVMERCRRIFENKGIKVFE, from the coding sequence ATGAGTGAAAATAATGATAAATTGCCACTGATCCTCGACATTAAGGCCAACTCTCTCGACGACGGCCCAGGAATCCGCTCTGTTGTTTTCTTTAAAGGCTGCCCGCTTTCCTGCGTCTGGTGCCACAATCCCGAGAGCAGAAAAGCCTCTCCTGAAATCGCTTTTGATACTGAGAAGTGCATTGACTGCGGATCATGCAGGGATCTTTGCACTGAAAAGGCTCTTTCCCAAAAGAATGCTTTTTACGTTGACCGGAAAGCATGCAAGCTCTGCTTCAAATGTGCGGATTCCTGCCCTTCGGCAGCCCTTGAGATGGTCGGAAAGCCCATGAATATTGATGAAATCCTCGCAAAAATCCTTCCTGACAAGCCGTTTTTTGATGTTTCGAGTGGCGGGGTGACTCTCTCAGGAGGTGAGGCGACCCTTCACATGGAATTTCTTTCCGAACTCCTGAAATCTTTGAAGAAAAATGGAATCCACAGCCTGCTCGAAACCTGCGGATTCTTTGATCATGAAAGGTTCATGGAACTTGTTTATCCATATACAGACTCGATCTTTTTTGATGTGAAAATTATGGACAGCATGGATCACAAAAAATTCTGCGGACTGCCCAATGAAAGGATTCTGGATAATTTCAGACAGATTGCAAGAACTGCCAGACTCGATGGAAAGGCTTTTTTGCCAAGAACTCCCCTTGTCCCGGATATCACGGACACGGAAGCAAATATCAAAGCTGTGGCCGCATTTTATAATGAAACAGGAATAACCGAGGCTGCCCTTCTTTCCTATAATCCTCTCTGGCACGACAAAAGCCGGAAGATGGGTGCGGAAAATCCTTACGTGAACAACACTGCCATGACTTCATTTTCGGATAAGACGGTCATGGAGAGATGCAGACGAATTTTTGAAAACAAGGGGATAAAAGTATTTGAGTAG